A window from Thermodesulfobacteriota bacterium encodes these proteins:
- a CDS encoding glucose 1-dehydrogenase translates to MMRLKDKVAIITGGSSGIGKAIALGYVGEGAKVAIAALHEDPCLEVVREIESLGGQAMYYTLDVSDLGKHQELLDKTINTFGKVDILVNDAGYARRETIFDVTPEGWDKMMDINLKSAFFLSQSFARQVIKQGTPGRIINIGSVAGAMDMHPVSVAYHAAKAAMINMTRVMAVDLAHYNITVNCIGPGSTITPLSASKNPEYDEYMTKGIPEGRRGKPEDMVPPAVMFATDEASYITGQTIFVEGGAMSVYLGKDEPDFKA, encoded by the coding sequence ATGATGAGATTAAAAGACAAAGTAGCGATAATAACGGGAGGGTCTTCCGGCATCGGGAAGGCGATCGCGCTCGGATACGTCGGGGAAGGAGCTAAAGTCGCGATAGCGGCCCTGCATGAGGACCCGTGCCTGGAGGTGGTAAGGGAAATCGAGAGCCTTGGCGGCCAGGCCATGTATTACACTCTCGACGTCTCCGATCTCGGCAAGCATCAGGAACTGCTGGACAAGACGATAAATACTTTCGGCAAGGTCGATATACTGGTGAACGACGCAGGATACGCAAGGCGCGAGACCATCTTCGACGTGACGCCCGAGGGCTGGGACAAGATGATGGACATAAATCTGAAGAGCGCCTTTTTTCTGTCCCAGAGCTTCGCAAGGCAGGTAATCAAGCAGGGTACTCCGGGCAGGATAATCAACATCGGCTCGGTCGCGGGAGCAATGGACATGCACCCAGTCTCTGTCGCCTACCATGCGGCGAAAGCGGCGATGATAAACATGACCAGGGTGATGGCCGTAGACCTCGCCCATTACAACATCACCGTGAACTGCATAGGCCCGGGATCGACGATAACGCCGCTCTCGGCGTCCAAGAACCCGGAATACGACGAATACATGACGAAGGGAATCCCCGAGGGACGGAGAGGAAAACCGGAAGACATGGTGCCGCCCGCGGTGATGTTCGCGACGGACGAGGCCTCATATATAACCGGGCAAACCATATTCGTCGAGGGCGGGGCCATGTCGGTCTATCTGGGGAAAGACGAGCCCGACTTCAAAGCGTGA
- a CDS encoding alpha/beta hydrolase, which translates to MKAEHFKLLGREIFIRYRISGGKNTPVLFIHGIGESGRCFFDAFDLPKKYDIIVPDLLGFGKSEKVKDSPDYSFSSQVKILREIMGLFDLKDIALVGHSYGGVLGTLLCGDDDEGSIKKFVNIEGCITRDTLVLSTSAANAFEDCKGNVSEFGKWLREGGFRKSVLEDNESPSTIKYFDSVIECDPEAFAQTAVEFIKRTEGEDEQGNNELSLAYKGLRLPRIYCAGARPVMDSTKSFLSRNNLEWRGFNVISHWVMLDAKEEFYAFLEGYIESW; encoded by the coding sequence ATGAAAGCTGAACATTTCAAGCTGCTCGGACGCGAAATTTTTATCAGGTACAGGATAAGCGGGGGCAAAAACACTCCGGTATTATTCATACACGGCATTGGTGAGTCCGGGAGGTGTTTCTTTGACGCCTTCGACCTGCCGAAGAAATACGATATTATAGTCCCCGATCTCCTCGGTTTCGGTAAAAGTGAAAAAGTTAAGGACAGTCCCGATTATTCATTCTCGTCCCAGGTGAAAATTCTCAGGGAGATCATGGGCCTCTTCGATCTCAAGGATATAGCCCTTGTCGGCCATTCTTACGGCGGAGTGCTCGGGACTTTATTGTGCGGGGACGATGATGAAGGCAGTATCAAAAAATTCGTGAACATCGAAGGGTGCATAACGCGGGACACACTGGTCTTGTCGACGAGTGCCGCGAATGCGTTTGAGGATTGTAAGGGCAATGTGTCGGAATTCGGCAAATGGCTCCGTGAAGGAGGTTTCAGGAAGAGTGTTCTCGAGGATAACGAGAGCCCTTCGACCATAAAGTATTTCGATTCCGTAATAGAGTGCGACCCCGAGGCATTCGCCCAAACGGCGGTTGAATTTATAAAGAGGACAGAGGGCGAGGACGAGCAGGGCAATAATGAGCTTTCACTCGCGTATAAAGGGCTCCGATTGCCCAGAATCTACTGCGCGGGAGCGAGGCCGGTCATGGATTCGACCAAGAGTTTTTTATCCCGAAATAATCTTGAATGGAGGGGGTTTAACGTCATCTCCCACTGGGTGATGCTCGACGCGAAAGAAGAATTTTACGCCTTCCTGGAAGGCTATATCGAATCTTGGTGA
- the ispH gene encoding 4-hydroxy-3-methylbut-2-enyl diphosphate reductase, which yields MRVIVAKPRGFCAGVDRAIEIVERALEMYGPPIYVRHAIVHNKRVVESLKNKGVRFVEELSEIDRKGAKVIFSAHGISPAVRDEAERMGLEVVDAVCPLVTKVHNEVRHYADLGYTIILIGHRNHVEVIGTSGEAPDRVVVVESVAEADVVTVEDPERVAYVTQTTLSVDDTKEILEVLKRRFPKIMSPSKLDICYATQNRQDAVKALAAQADIIFIMGSPESSNSNRLVEVAKSSGVKDAYLIEGADNLRKEMFRKGLVVGLSSGASTPETVVLEVILRLREFGADEVEELDGKEEHTRFPFPDTIQFKTASESM from the coding sequence ATGCGTGTCATTGTAGCCAAGCCTAGGGGCTTTTGCGCCGGGGTCGACCGCGCTATAGAGATAGTCGAGCGCGCTCTCGAGATGTACGGTCCTCCCATATACGTCCGTCATGCGATCGTCCATAACAAACGCGTGGTTGAGTCCCTCAAGAACAAGGGAGTCAGGTTCGTCGAGGAGCTCTCCGAGATCGACCGGAAAGGGGCGAAGGTGATATTCAGCGCCCACGGCATAAGCCCCGCGGTACGCGATGAAGCTGAGAGGATGGGCCTCGAAGTTGTAGACGCGGTCTGTCCCCTCGTGACGAAGGTGCACAACGAAGTCAGGCATTACGCCGACCTCGGGTACACGATTATCCTCATCGGCCACAGGAACCACGTGGAGGTCATAGGGACGAGCGGCGAGGCTCCCGACAGGGTAGTGGTCGTGGAGTCGGTCGCGGAGGCCGATGTAGTAACGGTCGAAGACCCCGAGAGGGTCGCCTACGTCACGCAGACCACTCTCAGCGTAGACGACACGAAAGAAATCCTCGAAGTCTTAAAGAGAAGGTTCCCTAAAATAATGAGCCCGTCCAAGCTCGATATATGCTACGCCACCCAGAACAGGCAGGACGCTGTCAAGGCGCTCGCGGCGCAGGCGGATATTATTTTCATCATGGGCTCGCCCGAAAGCTCCAATTCGAACCGCCTCGTCGAGGTTGCGAAGTCGAGCGGCGTGAAGGACGCCTATCTCATCGAAGGCGCGGACAATCTGAGAAAAGAGATGTTCCGCAAAGGCCTCGTCGTAGGCCTCAGCTCGGGCGCATCGACGCCCGAGACCGTAGTGCTGGAGGTGATCTTGCGCTTGAGGGAATTCGGGGCCGATGAAGTAGAGGAGCTCGACGGCAAGGAAGAGCACACGAGGTTCCCTTTCCCGGATACGATACAGTTCAAAACGGCGTCCGAGTCAATGTAG
- a CDS encoding carbonic anhydrase, translating to MSENIKRILSANREYAREFGEKGKLGIVPSRKIAILTCMDARIEPMRLAGLKPGDAHIIRNAGGRASDDAVRSLIISNRLVGTNEWLVIHHTGCGIEGLTNEKMAGIANASFESGEGDYINWLTIGDRIESVRDDVKRLRAHPLTPPEVLVTGFMYDIETGLLTEIECG from the coding sequence ATGAGCGAGAACATAAAGCGGATACTGAGCGCCAACAGGGAATACGCAAGGGAATTCGGCGAGAAGGGAAAGCTTGGAATCGTACCGTCGAGGAAAATCGCCATACTGACGTGCATGGACGCGCGCATTGAGCCCATGCGGCTGGCAGGCCTCAAACCCGGGGACGCGCACATAATCAGAAACGCAGGGGGGAGAGCCAGCGACGATGCGGTCAGGTCGCTCATAATATCCAACAGGCTCGTGGGTACTAACGAATGGCTCGTCATTCACCACACGGGCTGCGGGATCGAGGGCCTCACCAACGAAAAGATGGCGGGCATAGCGAATGCATCGTTCGAATCGGGCGAAGGCGATTACATAAACTGGCTTACCATAGGGGACAGGATAGAAAGCGTAAGGGACGATGTGAAGAGGTTGAGGGCCCACCCCCTGACGCCTCCCGAAGTTCTAGTCACAGGATTTATGTACGATATAGAAACAGGACTCCTTACGGAGATCGAATGCGGCTGA
- a CDS encoding RNA polymerase sigma factor RpoD/SigA, whose protein sequence is MKLKQLEYTNDESELGAEDFDTGGVSDDAYGSGYEDEEPEEEEEPGSRFFKNGRDITDPNYRLLYAYFRELNDEKLLSKRDEAVLAAKIKLCETGARKITRRINNKTKPGKGIPRRAEYILDALSRSYSEKSRQFQEKFVKSNLRLVIELANKYTGRGLPLTDLIQEGNIGLMKAVTKFDHTKGFKFSTYASWWIHQALSRAVMEQTHIILIPVYLQELAAKVFRAKAKLEHNTDKNAMPEQIASETNIPLDAVSTILRGNDLVVPLELLPGTEDSKSYLDITSDPSAKRPEYYLTLRSINEEIRDSLELLSDRERDVLMMRFGIDYENDHKLEQIADKYGLSRERIRQIEKDALSKLAASERSSVLREFLN, encoded by the coding sequence ATGAAGCTAAAGCAGCTCGAATATACAAATGACGAAAGCGAACTCGGCGCAGAGGACTTCGATACGGGCGGCGTTTCGGACGACGCGTACGGTTCCGGCTATGAAGACGAGGAGCCGGAAGAGGAAGAAGAGCCGGGGAGCAGATTTTTCAAGAACGGGAGAGACATCACGGATCCTAATTACAGGCTCCTCTACGCTTATTTTAGAGAGCTTAACGATGAGAAGCTCCTCTCCAAGCGCGACGAGGCAGTGCTAGCGGCGAAGATAAAGCTCTGCGAAACCGGGGCCAGGAAAATCACGAGACGCATCAATAACAAGACGAAGCCGGGGAAAGGTATCCCGCGCAGGGCTGAATATATTCTCGACGCGCTCTCGAGGTCGTACAGCGAAAAGTCAAGACAGTTCCAGGAGAAGTTCGTCAAATCGAACCTCAGGCTGGTTATCGAGCTCGCGAACAAGTACACAGGGAGGGGGCTGCCTCTCACGGACCTGATCCAGGAAGGGAACATCGGGCTCATGAAAGCGGTAACGAAATTCGACCATACGAAGGGGTTCAAGTTCTCGACTTACGCCTCGTGGTGGATACACCAGGCTCTGTCGAGAGCCGTAATGGAGCAGACGCATATAATACTCATCCCGGTATATCTCCAGGAGCTCGCAGCCAAGGTATTCAGGGCAAAAGCGAAGCTCGAGCACAATACGGACAAGAACGCGATGCCCGAGCAGATCGCTAGTGAAACGAACATCCCGCTCGACGCCGTAAGCACTATACTCAGGGGGAACGACCTGGTCGTACCGCTCGAGCTCCTTCCGGGGACCGAGGACTCGAAATCATACCTCGATATCACGTCCGACCCCAGTGCGAAGAGACCGGAATATTATCTGACCCTCCGGTCGATCAACGAGGAGATAAGGGACTCGCTCGAATTATTGTCCGATAGGGAGCGGGACGTGCTAATGATGAGGTTCGGCATCGATTATGAAAACGACCACAAGCTCGAGCAGATCGCGGACAAATACGGCCTCAGCAGGGAAAGGATAAGGCAGATCGAAAAGGACGCCCTAAGCAAACTGGCCGCCTCCGAGCGAAGCAGTGTTCTCAGGGAATTCCTGAATTAA
- a CDS encoding MarR family transcriptional regulator has translation MSIFDPVYRQKNIGGQITRTLFHIGQAVKNLFWDKSRLEHLTPAQVKSLLFINYTRKDAITIGNIARYLTCTPATASGVIDSLERKKLILRSRDPEDRRRVHISLTPEGERVVGDIEDIGYEIEEIVRDFDPEEQKILEQLLLKISEKLMERGLIFSGDICTECCFFKRNSHLGELKPHYCENLHILLGEEEICKECPHFKKTLN, from the coding sequence ATGTCTATTTTCGATCCTGTTTACAGACAGAAAAATATAGGCGGGCAGATAACAAGAACCTTATTCCACATAGGGCAGGCGGTGAAGAATCTGTTCTGGGACAAGAGCAGGCTCGAGCACCTTACGCCGGCTCAGGTCAAATCCCTCCTCTTCATAAACTACACGAGAAAAGACGCCATAACGATAGGGAACATTGCGAGGTACCTGACCTGCACCCCCGCAACCGCGAGCGGCGTAATCGATTCCCTTGAAAGGAAAAAACTCATATTGAGGTCGAGGGACCCCGAAGACAGGAGGAGGGTTCACATATCGCTCACGCCCGAGGGCGAGAGGGTCGTAGGCGATATAGAAGATATCGGGTACGAGATCGAAGAAATCGTCAGGGATTTCGACCCTGAAGAGCAGAAGATATTGGAGCAGCTCTTGCTCAAAATCTCCGAGAAACTCATGGAAAGGGGACTTATTTTTTCGGGCGATATTTGCACAGAATGCTGTTTTTTCAAACGAAACAGTCACTTAGGAGAGCTAAAGCCCCACTATTGTGAAAACCTTCACATACTCCTGGGTGAAGAGGAAATCTGTAAGGAATGTCCTCACTTCAAAAAAACTCTCAATTGA
- a CDS encoding nucleotidyltransferase family protein: MNAILLCAGFATRMHPLTKELPKALLDIAGEPVIDHLIGQILGFRGLDSITVVTNDRFFGRFLAWGEEKNGEITERGISLYILNDGIRRAEDRLGAAGDLGYAVRHITWSKGTVVAAGDNIFRFPLEPFWEKFLSGDRSYVLALPTEERQRLRKTGVLEIDEDGRVLAFHEKPEDPPSDLACPALYFLKPEALDLIHAYLSSEGAKDEIGYFISYLALHDKVYAIRTEGEAIDIGTIESYERAKRILSEVRVIL, translated from the coding sequence ATGAATGCGATTCTCCTTTGCGCGGGATTCGCGACGAGGATGCACCCGCTCACGAAAGAACTCCCGAAAGCACTCCTCGATATCGCCGGAGAGCCCGTCATTGACCACCTTATAGGACAGATACTCGGTTTCAGAGGACTGGATTCCATCACCGTAGTGACGAACGACCGCTTCTTCGGGCGGTTTCTCGCGTGGGGCGAAGAGAAAAACGGAGAGATCACGGAGCGGGGAATAAGCCTCTATATCCTTAACGACGGAATAAGGCGCGCGGAAGACAGGCTGGGCGCGGCCGGGGACCTCGGATATGCCGTGCGTCATATCACATGGAGCAAGGGAACCGTCGTCGCTGCCGGAGACAACATCTTCCGCTTCCCGCTCGAACCCTTCTGGGAGAAATTCCTGAGCGGCGATAGAAGCTATGTTCTTGCACTGCCGACCGAAGAGAGGCAAAGGCTGAGAAAAACCGGGGTGCTCGAAATAGACGAAGACGGCCGCGTTCTCGCGTTCCATGAAAAGCCGGAGGACCCGCCCTCGGACCTCGCCTGTCCTGCTCTCTACTTTCTTAAGCCGGAAGCGCTCGATCTTATCCATGCATACCTGTCGTCGGAGGGCGCAAAAGACGAAATCGGATACTTCATCTCCTATCTTGCTCTGCATGACAAGGTCTATGCGATACGGACGGAGGGGGAAGCGATCGACATTGGGACTATCGAGTCCTACGAGAGGGCGAAAAGAATCCTGTCAGAGGTGCGGGTCATTTTATAG
- a CDS encoding galactokinase family protein, which translates to MEFITLERQSEEAASYLKRRESFSESHLNTVVSPYRISPLGAHIDHQGGPVLGMTINARSVLAFIPNDEKRVRLYSMNYPGVTEFGIDNIKAPGRDDWGRYAMGAAKALREYKCIERGFTGALSGTLPAAGLSSSASSGLAYLKALAHVNGLELGPGEYVELDSRIENDYLKLSNGILDQSSIVYGKKDSLLYIDTVTGHTAAYPRPHNWDSFKILIVYSGIPRELTSSGFNTRVDECRKAAGLLGIMGGLRSAKTLSYIPETVFREKSQKLPEELRRRAEHFFSESERVTMGIAAWNRGDMKAFGRLMNESCESSFVNYEAGSPELVSLQEIVSSTDGVFGSRLNGGGYGGSVTAFVSKDFPNDSAAAIVERYIKQHPETGKDAAAYFAESDDGIRLI; encoded by the coding sequence ATGGAATTCATTACCCTCGAAAGACAATCGGAAGAAGCCGCATCATATTTAAAAAGAAGAGAGAGCTTCAGCGAATCTCATTTGAATACAGTCGTTTCCCCCTACCGCATTTCCCCGCTGGGCGCTCACATCGACCACCAGGGGGGACCCGTCCTCGGCATGACGATAAATGCAAGGAGCGTGCTCGCTTTCATACCGAACGACGAGAAGAGAGTGCGGCTTTACAGCATGAATTACCCGGGGGTAACCGAGTTCGGCATCGACAACATAAAAGCCCCCGGCAGGGACGACTGGGGGAGATACGCTATGGGGGCGGCGAAAGCGCTCCGCGAGTACAAGTGTATCGAGAGGGGGTTCACGGGCGCGCTTTCGGGTACGCTCCCCGCGGCCGGGCTCAGCTCGTCCGCCTCTTCGGGACTCGCATATCTTAAAGCGCTCGCCCATGTTAACGGCCTCGAGCTCGGGCCAGGGGAGTATGTAGAGCTAGACAGCAGGATCGAGAACGACTACCTAAAGCTATCAAACGGCATACTCGACCAGTCGTCGATCGTCTACGGGAAAAAAGACAGCCTCCTCTACATCGATACGGTTACGGGACATACGGCGGCCTATCCGAGACCGCATAACTGGGACAGCTTTAAGATACTGATCGTATACTCCGGCATCCCGCGCGAGCTCACTTCATCGGGGTTCAATACACGGGTCGACGAATGCAGAAAGGCGGCCGGCCTTCTCGGGATCATGGGGGGGCTCCGGTCGGCGAAGACTCTCTCTTATATTCCCGAGACCGTGTTCCGTGAAAAATCGCAGAAACTCCCGGAGGAGCTCAGGAGGAGGGCGGAGCACTTCTTTTCCGAATCGGAGCGCGTGACGATGGGAATCGCCGCCTGGAACAGGGGAGACATGAAGGCGTTCGGGCGGCTAATGAACGAATCCTGCGAGAGCTCGTTCGTAAATTACGAAGCAGGCAGCCCCGAGCTCGTATCGCTCCAGGAGATCGTAAGCTCTACGGACGGCGTTTTCGGGAGCAGGCTCAACGGAGGGGGATACGGCGGCTCCGTAACCGCGTTCGTGAGTAAAGACTTCCCGAACGATTCGGCCGCCGCTATCGTGGAACGATATATAAAGCAACATCCCGAAACGGGTAAGGATGCAGCCGCATACTTCGCCGAATCCGACGACGGGATAAGGCTCATATGA
- a CDS encoding ABC transporter ATP-binding protein, translating into MTETEESRRGRRTDDLGIIRWLYGFTGPHRVLMAAALALMILTALLELAVPYITKIAVDKYIYPSWGVALFEDSERNREFEISVRERYPSLMIPLGGHSYLIDMSGLDNADRTDLEKLGTVSEERYLVVDPARFDKEKLARANEIIKERSALFEHAGGVDYISYTSLKELGRDDLLLLRGDAIKEVISLSAVVFACLTGIFILSSLFTYLLNYSGHKIMHRMRTDVFSHILSLPQTFFDKNPVGRLTTRVTNDVNAINEMYTSVAVQFIKDVLVVAGVIIIMFHMNWELTLFVAFFTLIMMFFAGLFRMRLKTVYRDVRRSIAKLNAFVQESVRGIVLIKLYNREMENFEKFKETNRENFKANMDQLWVYATFRPFIEFMSVFTVAFILWYGGLGVLKLELTLGALLAYLYYVRMLFRPIMELAERYNIFQSATAASENLYDLVNVKPEQKEGIRDVPVRGELEFRNVWFSYNGRDWVLKDVSFTIEPGETVALVGLTGSGKTTIVNLILRFYDADRGRILFDGRDIRELSPEFLRRNISAVFQDLFLFGKNISDTEADEFTKAITIDRITANGGAISSGEKQLVSLGQAFSKNAGFLILDEATSNIDARIERNIQKELRNEGRDHTTLIIAHRLSNVRHADRIMVIHKGEISEIGTHAGLLERKGIYYNLYKLQNELHRFSLLTD; encoded by the coding sequence GTGACGGAAACCGAGGAATCAAGAAGAGGGAGGCGGACAGACGACCTCGGCATTATCAGGTGGCTTTACGGCTTCACCGGACCCCACAGGGTTTTGATGGCAGCCGCTCTCGCGCTCATGATACTGACCGCGCTGCTCGAGCTCGCAGTCCCTTACATAACGAAGATCGCAGTCGATAAATACATCTACCCGTCCTGGGGCGTCGCGCTCTTCGAAGACAGCGAGAGGAACAGGGAGTTCGAAATATCCGTCAGGGAAAGATACCCCTCTCTCATGATCCCGCTCGGTGGACATTCATACCTCATAGACATGTCCGGGCTCGATAACGCCGACAGGACCGACCTCGAAAAGCTCGGGACGGTGTCCGAAGAGAGATACCTAGTCGTAGACCCCGCCCGATTCGACAAAGAGAAGCTCGCGCGCGCAAATGAAATCATAAAAGAGAGGAGCGCGCTCTTCGAACACGCGGGCGGAGTCGATTATATAAGCTACACCTCGCTAAAGGAGCTCGGGAGGGACGACCTGCTCCTGCTGAGAGGCGATGCTATAAAGGAGGTCATCTCGCTCTCGGCTGTCGTGTTCGCCTGTCTTACCGGGATTTTCATCCTGAGCTCGCTCTTCACCTACCTCCTCAATTATTCCGGGCACAAGATAATGCACAGGATGAGGACCGACGTATTCTCCCACATACTCAGCCTCCCGCAGACGTTCTTCGACAAGAATCCCGTCGGCAGGCTCACGACCAGGGTCACTAACGACGTGAACGCGATAAACGAAATGTACACGTCTGTAGCCGTGCAGTTCATCAAGGACGTCCTGGTCGTCGCGGGCGTCATCATAATCATGTTCCACATGAACTGGGAGCTCACCCTCTTCGTCGCGTTCTTTACGCTGATAATGATGTTCTTCGCGGGGCTCTTCAGGATGAGGCTCAAGACCGTCTACAGGGACGTGAGGAGGTCGATCGCGAAGCTGAACGCTTTCGTACAGGAGAGCGTGAGAGGGATCGTGCTGATAAAGCTCTACAACAGGGAAATGGAGAATTTCGAGAAATTCAAAGAGACCAACAGGGAAAACTTCAAGGCGAACATGGACCAGCTGTGGGTATACGCGACCTTCAGGCCCTTTATCGAGTTCATGAGCGTGTTCACGGTCGCTTTCATACTCTGGTACGGGGGGCTCGGCGTGCTCAAGCTCGAGCTCACCCTGGGAGCGCTGCTCGCATACCTGTACTACGTGAGAATGCTCTTCCGCCCCATCATGGAGCTCGCGGAAAGGTATAACATATTCCAGTCCGCAACGGCCGCGAGCGAAAACCTGTACGACCTCGTAAACGTCAAACCGGAGCAAAAAGAGGGAATAAGGGACGTGCCGGTAAGGGGAGAGCTCGAATTCAGGAACGTCTGGTTCTCATACAACGGCAGAGACTGGGTGCTTAAGGACGTATCGTTCACGATAGAGCCGGGAGAGACCGTTGCGCTCGTCGGGCTTACAGGGTCGGGCAAGACGACCATAGTCAATCTGATATTGAGATTCTACGACGCGGACAGGGGTCGTATACTCTTCGACGGAAGGGACATAAGGGAACTGAGCCCGGAGTTCCTGAGACGAAATATATCCGCAGTGTTTCAGGACCTCTTTCTATTCGGGAAGAATATATCCGATACGGAGGCCGACGAATTCACGAAGGCGATAACGATAGACCGGATAACGGCGAACGGTGGCGCGATCTCATCGGGCGAAAAGCAGCTGGTCTCGCTCGGTCAGGCGTTCTCGAAAAACGCCGGGTTCCTGATACTCGACGAGGCGACCTCGAACATAGACGCACGGATCGAGAGGAACATACAGAAGGAGCTCAGGAACGAAGGCCGTGACCATACGACGCTCATAATCGCGCACAGGTTATCCAATGTAAGGCACGCGGACAGGATCATGGTCATACACAAGGGCGAGATCTCGGAGATCGGCACGCATGCGGGCCTGCTGGAAAGAAAGGGGATATATTATAACCTCTACAAGCTTCAGAACGAGCTACACCGTTTTTCACTTCTGACGGATTGA
- a CDS encoding Dabb family protein, with amino-acid sequence MIKHIVMWRLKDSAAGASKEENARKLKESLEALDGVIDEIMAIEVGINFNASPAAFDVVLYSEFEDREGLEAYQNHPEHLKIVDFVGEIRSDRAVVDYEY; translated from the coding sequence ATGATCAAGCACATAGTGATGTGGAGGCTCAAGGATTCAGCCGCCGGGGCTTCCAAGGAGGAGAATGCGAGGAAGCTTAAAGAATCGCTCGAGGCGCTTGACGGCGTCATAGACGAGATCATGGCGATAGAGGTCGGTATAAATTTCAATGCCTCACCTGCTGCTTTCGACGTCGTTCTGTACTCCGAGTTCGAGGACAGGGAAGGGCTCGAGGCTTATCAGAACCATCCTGAGCATCTCAAGATCGTGGATTTTGTGGGTGAGATACGCTCCGACAGGGCGGTCGTCGATTATGAGTACTGA
- the tsaD gene encoding tRNA (adenosine(37)-N6)-threonylcarbamoyltransferase complex transferase subunit TsaD, which translates to MYNLILGIETSCDETAAAVIEGGKRVLSNVVASQVDIHKEYGGVVPEIASRKHVELILAVIEKALDAAGKEREEIEGVAVTNGPGLIGSLMVGLSTAKAFAYGLGVPLIGVNHLEAHLSAVHLEHDVEFPFVGLVVSGGHTSLYLVKDPTEFELIGKTRDDAAGEAFDKAAKVLGLEYPGGVAIDRLAREGDPETIRFPRPFKSSTSFDFSFSGLKTSLVYHMRRNPDPDDQQLRDICACYQEAIAETLTEKTLLAAKGSGVGSVVMAGGVACNSRLRTLAEERFGEEGITLRIPSPAYCTDNAAMIGALGAARLRRGETSGLNINPYSTSRPRYIRGRGMVSGL; encoded by the coding sequence ATGTACAATTTGATCCTCGGCATAGAGACCTCCTGCGACGAGACGGCAGCAGCCGTTATCGAGGGCGGGAAGAGAGTGCTTTCGAACGTAGTCGCATCCCAGGTCGATATTCATAAGGAATACGGCGGCGTAGTGCCGGAAATCGCATCGAGAAAACACGTAGAGCTTATCCTCGCAGTCATCGAAAAGGCGCTCGACGCTGCAGGCAAGGAAAGGGAAGAGATCGAAGGCGTAGCCGTTACGAACGGGCCCGGTCTCATAGGCTCCCTCATGGTGGGGCTTTCGACTGCGAAGGCGTTCGCATACGGACTCGGCGTCCCCCTCATAGGCGTGAACCACCTCGAGGCGCACCTCTCCGCCGTGCATCTCGAGCACGACGTGGAGTTCCCGTTCGTAGGCCTTGTCGTCTCAGGCGGGCATACGAGCCTCTACCTCGTAAAGGATCCGACGGAATTCGAGCTCATCGGAAAAACGAGGGACGACGCGGCGGGGGAAGCGTTCGACAAGGCTGCCAAAGTGCTCGGGCTCGAATACCCGGGAGGGGTCGCGATAGACAGGCTCGCGAGGGAAGGAGACCCCGAGACGATACGTTTTCCGAGACCCTTCAAGAGCTCGACGTCGTTCGACTTCAGCTTCAGCGGTCTCAAGACCTCTCTCGTGTATCACATGAGGAGAAACCCCGACCCGGACGATCAGCAGTTGAGGGATATATGCGCATGCTACCAGGAAGCGATAGCCGAGACACTGACCGAGAAAACGCTGCTCGCAGCCAAAGGATCGGGCGTCGGATCCGTCGTTATGGCCGGCGGGGTGGCCTGTAATTCACGACTGAGGACGCTCGCTGAAGAGAGGTTCGGGGAGGAAGGGATCACTCTCCGCATACCGTCTCCCGCATACTGCACCGACAACGCCGCAATGATAGGCGCGCTCGGCGCGGCCAGGCTAAGGCGTGGGGAAACCTCGGGCCTCAACATTAACCCCTATTCGACCTCCAGGCCCAGGTATATAAGAGGGAGGGGTATGGTTTCAGGACTGTAA